One Betta splendens chromosome 16, fBetSpl5.4, whole genome shotgun sequence genomic window carries:
- the tnfaip8l2b gene encoding tumor necrosis factor, alpha-induced protein 8-like protein 2 B, translated as MDAFSSKEMAMKAQKKILSTMATKSSVQMFIDDTTSEILDELYRVSKEFSGNKSEAQKVIKDLVKIAVKIGVLFRNNRFNTEELGVAQEFKKKLRTGAMTAISFYEVDFTFDKAVMEELLTSCRDLLLKLVHSHLTPKSHGRINHVFNHYSNPDLLTKLYEPSGPFRPHLVKICKGLNKLVEDGTI; from the exons ATGGACGCCTTCAGCTCCAAGGAAATGGCCATGAAGGCACAGAAAAAGATCCTCAGCACAATGGCTACCAAGAGTTCTGTGCAAATGTTCATCGACGACACGACCAGCGAGATCTTGGACGAACTGTACCGTGTCTCCAAAGAGTTCTCTGGAAACAAATCAGAAGCTCAGAAAGTGATCAAGGACCTGGTGAAAATAGCCGTGAAGATCGGCGTGCTCTTCAGAAACAACCGCTTCAACACAGAGGAGTTGGGAGTGGCTCAAGAATTCAAGAAAAAGCTGCGCACAGGGGCCATGACAGCCATCAGCTTCTACGAG GTGGACTTCACCTTTGACAAGGCCGTCATGGAGGAGCTTCTGACCAGCTGCAGggacctgctgctgaagctggttCACAGCCACCTCACCCCTAAATCCCATGGTCGCATCAACCATGTGTTCAACCATTACTCGAACCCAGACCTCTTGACCAAACTGTATGAACCCAGTGGCCCCTTTCGTCCTCACCTTGTAAAGATCTGCAAAGGACTCAACAAACTGGTGGAGGATGGGACAATATGA
- the scnm1 gene encoding sodium channel modifier 1 isoform X1 produces MSFKREGDDKSQLNILKKRRVADLLSNFIPEDEAALMKNGRYTCVVCSYRPVFDTVDMLTVHRKGKRHLAGLKAFYGKKSQLKNEITKRQHINYVQAEDSRQECSSSAPLLAQTRRLTHHALLKTVPYNSCHRKRSTNSEKGSASISSGPRVCSNEQEKTYLKASSDVSPNGSSGFTAVNRESNPSTGNNGLQSAVTQEAEPTTAQRRKELEHYLKLKSDGWIRDPSGQWVKDENVEFDTDEDEPSSLNVQPASN; encoded by the exons ATGTCTTTTAAAAGGGAAGGTGACGACAAGAGTCAGTTAAACATACTAAAg AAACGACGTGTGGCAGATCTTCTGTCAAATTTTATTCCAGAAGATGAAGCAGCTCTTATGAAAAACGGAAG ATACACCTGCGTCGTCTGCTCCTACCGTCCCGTCTTTGACACTGTCGATATGCTGACAGTTCACCGAAAGGGGAAAAGGCATCTAGCTG GATTAAAAGCATTTTATGGGAAAAAGTCACAGTTGAAGAATGAAATTACCAAAAGACAACATATAAACTACGTCCAGGCTGAAGACAGCAGACAG GAGTGCTCCAGTTCTGCTCCTTTACTGGCACAAACACGGAGGCTCACACATCACGCGCTTTTGAAGACGGTACCGTACAATAGTTGCCACAGAAAAAGAAG CACAAATTCAGAAAAAGGATCTGCGAGCATCAGCTCAGGTCCACGCGTCTGCAGCAACGAGCAGGAAAAGACGTATTTGAAAGCTTCAAGTGATGTCTCACCAAACGGTTCAAGCGGCTTCACAGCAG TCAATAGGGAGTCAAATCCATCAACAGGCAATAATGGACTTCAGTCTGCAGTGACACAAGAGGCCGAGCCGACAACTGCCCAGAGGAGGAAAGAGCTGGAACACTACCTCAAACTGAAAAG TGATGGGTGGATACGGGACCCGAGTGGCCAGTGGGTCAAAGATGAGAATGTGGAGTTTGACACGGATGAAGACGAGCCGTCTTCACTAAATGTCCAACCTGCAAGCAACTGA
- the lysmd1 gene encoding lysM and putative peptidoglycan-binding domain-containing protein 1, whose product MSGERAPLAAAGGGVLRGSRSVSYGSLVRSPVRQRRIEHKLQPGETLQGLALKYGVSMEQIKRANRLYTNESIFLKSTLLIPVLSDFKDSNNGMDLAAGDNIKDDPAYIGSEKKKDDGQEVLSDLTPVDFLKRLDDLITHSKQAAVKGCKEAEERVAALEAACSSRTSALQPLRRSQSIISPSRMQEQQAAHGAVPLTITKLTKNFRDEEDEIFKL is encoded by the exons ATGTCCGGGGAGCGAGCGCCGTTAGCCGCCGCGGGCGGAGGTGTGCTCCGCGGTAGCCGCTCGGTATCGTACGGCAGCTTGGTCCGGTCTCCGGTTCGACAGCGACGCATTGAGCACAAACTGCAGCCAGGAGAGACGCTGCAAGGCCTCGCCCTGAAATACGGAGTTTCT ATGGAACAAATCAAGCGAGCAAACAGACTGTACACTAATGAGTCCATATTCCTGAAGTCAACCTTGTTGATCCCTGTACTGTCAGATTTCAAGGACAGTAATAATGGGATGGATTTGGCTGCAGGTGACAATATAAAAGATGATCCTGCTTACATTGGAAgtgagaaaaagaaagatgatGGCCAGGAAGTGCTATCAGACCTCACTCCAGTGGACTTTCTGAAACGGTTGGATGACTTGATAACTCATTCCAAGCAGGCTGCTGTCAAAGGATGcaaggaagcagaggaaag GGTTGCAGCCCTAGAGGCAGcttgcagcagcaggacatcAGCCTTGCAGCCTCTCAGAAGGTCACAGAGCATCATTTCACCTTCCAGaatgcaggagcagcaggcagcacatGGGGCTGTGCCCCTCACTATCACCAAACTCACCAAGAACTtcagagatgaggaggatgagatcTTTAAGCTGTGA
- the scnm1 gene encoding sodium channel modifier 1 isoform X2: MSFKREGDDKSQLNILKKRRVADLLSNFIPEDEAALMKNGRYTCVVCSYRPVFDTVDMLTVHRKGKRHLAGLKAFYGKKSQLKNEITKRQHINYVQAEDSRQECSSSAPLLAQTRRLTHHALLKTVPYNSCHRKRSTNSEKGSASISSGPRVCSNEQEKTYLKASSDVSPNGSSGFTAGNNGLQSAVTQEAEPTTAQRRKELEHYLKLKSDGWIRDPSGQWVKDENVEFDTDEDEPSSLNVQPASN; the protein is encoded by the exons ATGTCTTTTAAAAGGGAAGGTGACGACAAGAGTCAGTTAAACATACTAAAg AAACGACGTGTGGCAGATCTTCTGTCAAATTTTATTCCAGAAGATGAAGCAGCTCTTATGAAAAACGGAAG ATACACCTGCGTCGTCTGCTCCTACCGTCCCGTCTTTGACACTGTCGATATGCTGACAGTTCACCGAAAGGGGAAAAGGCATCTAGCTG GATTAAAAGCATTTTATGGGAAAAAGTCACAGTTGAAGAATGAAATTACCAAAAGACAACATATAAACTACGTCCAGGCTGAAGACAGCAGACAG GAGTGCTCCAGTTCTGCTCCTTTACTGGCACAAACACGGAGGCTCACACATCACGCGCTTTTGAAGACGGTACCGTACAATAGTTGCCACAGAAAAAGAAG CACAAATTCAGAAAAAGGATCTGCGAGCATCAGCTCAGGTCCACGCGTCTGCAGCAACGAGCAGGAAAAGACGTATTTGAAAGCTTCAAGTGATGTCTCACCAAACGGTTCAAGCGGCTTCACAGCAG GCAATAATGGACTTCAGTCTGCAGTGACACAAGAGGCCGAGCCGACAACTGCCCAGAGGAGGAAAGAGCTGGAACACTACCTCAAACTGAAAAG TGATGGGTGGATACGGGACCCGAGTGGCCAGTGGGTCAAAGATGAGAATGTGGAGTTTGACACGGATGAAGACGAGCCGTCTTCACTAAATGTCCAACCTGCAAGCAACTGA
- the tmod4 gene encoding tropomodulin-4: MSDPRDIDEDAILKGLSAEELDRLEYELQEMDPENAMLPAGFRQRDQTKKSPTGPFDRDALMQHLEKQAIEHQDREDLVPFTGEKKGKAFVAKKPAEIPLHEQVILEPELEEALKNATDAEMCDIAAILGMYTLMSNKQYYDALGTTGTIANTEGINSVVKGDPFKMFPEEPPNPTNVEETLERIHNNDSGLTEVNLNNIKDIPIPTLKEIFEAMKGNSHVELLSIAATRSNDPVAYACAEMLQENTSLQSLNIESNFITSDGMMAIIKAVAKNATLVELKIDNQRQKLGDSVEMEIAAMLENNSSILKFGYHFTQQGPRARAAMAITRNNDMLRQQRLR, encoded by the exons ATGTCGGACCCCAGGGACATCGATGAGGACGCCATCCTCAAGGGCCTCAGCGCCGAGGAGCTGGATCGGCTGGAATATGAGCTGCAGGAGATGGACCCCGAG AATGCCATGCTGCCCGCTGGCTTCCGGCAGCGCGACCAGACGAAGAAGAGCCCGACGGGGCCGTTCGACCGCGACGCCCTGATGCAGCACCTGGAGAAGCAGGCCATAGAGCACCAGGACCGGGAGGACCTGGTGCCGTTCACCGGCGAGAAGAAAG GAAAGGCCTTCGTGGCCAAGAAGCCAGCGGAGATCCCCCTTCACGAGCAGGTGATcctggagccggagctggaggaggcgctgaAGAACGCCACTGACGCCGAGATGTGCGACATCGCAG CCATCCTTGGGATGTACACGCTGATGAGCAACAAGCAGTACTACGACGCTCTGGGCACCACCGGAACCATCGCCAACACAGAGGGCATCAACA GTGTGGTGAAAGGAGACCCATTCAAGATGTTTCCTGAGGAGCCACCCAACCCCACCAATGTGGAGGAAACCCTGGAGAGAATCCACAACAACGACAGCGGCCTGACAGAAGTCAACCTCAACAACATCAAG GACATTCCCATCCCGACGCTGAAGGAGATCTTTGAGGCCATGAAGGGGAACTCTCACGTAGAGCTTCTGAGCATCGCAGCGACGCGCAGCAACGACCCCGTGGCCTAC GCGTGCGctgagatgctgcaggagaacaccAGCTTGCAGAGTCTTAATATCGAGTCCAACTTCATCACTTCTGACGGCATGATGGCCATCATCAAAGCTGTGGCCAAGAACGCCACGCTGGTGGAGCTGAAGATCGACAACCAG AGGCAGAAGCTGGGGGACTCGGTGGAGATGGAGATCGCCGCCATGTTGGAGAACAACTCCAGCATCCTCAAGTTCGGCTACCACTTCACCCAGCAGGGTCCTCGCGCCAGAGCCGCCATGGCCATCACGCGAAACAACGACATGC TTCGCCAGCAGAGACTAAGATGA